The nucleotide sequence CATGCCTTATACCCTAACAGTCACCATGCCTGAACCCGACCCACAGTCTAATGACATCAATCAAtgaaaacagaaacagaaacagtgtCATATCCAGGGGCGTGACAAtatcattttgttgctttactgtatatagttacctagcttgctacccttcatcatgtcagaatgtcaccttcagaatgtggctgtaacattagctctgcagctaacagctaacagctcagttactgttgctaatgtaaaggtaaatagcatcaagtatgtgtgtgaatacacacactgtaacgcgagtgttgtacacttctttgttatttggataatggttctgctgttggtgttatagcgcatgcgatatccgcctttcccctcattgaaatgactatgagtgtgcacctctgcaaaccagggtgatcagatgagaatgggcaaatttgaggcatcttacagcaacggggctacaagCCATTGAGAtacatccactgtaaacattagcgcatggtgccgcctctctcctcctcattagcatttaaagctaccaACACAGAAACAGctcgttctgaggaaagctccttgtgggactgctagtagtggctgtaattcagCACCAAGGCAGAATttggggaaagagacttcagatacagtattaggggaccactaaggcctatataaaagcatccaaaaacagcatgtcatgggacctctAAGACATGGATCATAAAGCCATACTGTCCATAATCCCACCCTCTCCATTAAAGACCTACACTGTCCATAATTCCCACCTCTTCGATAAACATGCATTCAATCAGTGCTGTCAACATTAACTACATTAGAATAACATTTGTATAACTGCTCCCAAAGTTATTTGTTTGATAGAGATAAAGCTACGTTTCAACTGCTGTTTGATTGTTTATTTTCTTTGCACGTTCCTTTCTTTTTCAGCAAACACCGTCAAACACGGTGAAAAACTAAAGTCAAAAACATACAACATATCAGTCATCAAAACAATTAATCACATCAACATAAACATCCATACAAAATGTAACACATAAACATACCGTGTGCGACTTCTGATCAAATATTTAGCAGTTGTTAGAGTCTAATTATAATATATTTTCTTGTATTAGTCGATGAGCATGTTCCTCAGTGCCTAAGCGTTCTCTGCAGCATCCGGAAGCACATGAGCCAAATAGGGACCATTTGGCCAAAATGCTAAACTTGGTAGGTGAATACGCGTAAAAGTCCTTACCAGAAAAGCATATAGTCAAAATGTTGACATAACTTAACTAACCTAACATGAAAAGACAATCTTAAAATGAATGTGTATCTGTCAGAAAAGATAGCAGCGCCATGGGACAGAGGCACGGTTTGACTAAACCACATTATAAGGTAACCTTGTGCTGTCTGCAATTACAGAGATCTCAGCCTGTATGTGGTAAAACATGTCTGGCATAGTACTGCTTTCACGGAATCCTAACCCTTGGCTTTGGTCAACAGTCACCTGGGGGAAGTTAGGTATGCATGTCTGTGGGGTCAGAAGTATAGCTCCTTCTTGTTTTCAGAGAACAACACAGAGAACACCTGTTAAACATTACAAGAGGGTAAAGGGTCAAATATGCAGCCGTGTCGCTAAATCGTCTCTTTCGCATAATATTTACTCATGATACATGCTGCTCTGTCCCAGAAACATACTTGGGTGTTGGTGGGTACtatttatatttgtatgtgtgacCTAACCCTGCCCCTACTTTGccctcctccctactgctccctCCAACACCCGCCTCTACCCTACCACCCTCCAGACTCTTCCAGAACTACCCAGACTCCAAGCAGTACTTCCCCCAGTTTCAGCACATGCAGGAGGCTGGTGAGTTGCAGACAAGCGCCCTGCTGAGGAGGCACGCTCGGAGGGTTATGAGTGCCATCAACACCCTGGTGGAGAACATCCATAATGGAGACAAGATGGCatcagtgctgctgctggtgggcaGGTCTCATGCACTCAAACACAAGGTGGAGCCTGTGTACTTCAAGGTGAAGAAtctgtacacactcacatactcatacatcacacacatctcacacttcTCTGACAGAATCTAAATATTATAGATTCACATgatatcacatttacatttacatttattcatttagcagactcttttatccaaagcgacttccaagagagatctttacaaagtgcataggtcactgatcataacaacaagatagccacaaaacattgcgagtagccaaaacatgaagcacacattgtgaacaaccaaagtaagtgccaaagggaagaaccataagagcatgtagttaaacaagttacaattaaacaacatgaactgctataagtgcaagtgtaccagTGGAAAAAACAATCACCCACACAATATCCTCATCCCCATCCCACTCCTACTCTCCCACCTTTATCTCTccactctctaccccctgactcccctcgctcctctcccccttcccctctcttccctccctccctctcctccccaacctCAGTATCTAAACAGTGTAATCTTGGAGGTTCTGGGGGAGGAGTATCCTGATTACATCACACCAGAGGTGGGTGGGGCCTGGACCAAGCTGCTGGCATCCATCTACTGGcatgtgacgtgtgtgtatgaggagcTGGCTGGAGGTGTGTGACATGCGTGTGGGAGGAGCACATAAAGATACTACAAACAAGACTGCTTCCCTAACCTTAACACTGCCAAGCTATTAATCCTGGATGAACCAAGTCTGGCTGGAATAACTACATTATGATACTCAATTCtggtctgtctttctcctggcCATGAcaaccctggcctctctctctctactggccATAACAACCCTGGTCTCTACTAGCCATTACAACACTGGTCTCTACTAGCCATTACAAccctggtctctctttctcctggccATGAAAaccttgatctctctctcctggccatGACAACcctggtctttctctctctcctggccatgacaaccctggtctctctctctctcctggccatgtcaaccctggtctttctctctctcctggccatgtcaaccctggtctctctctctctgctggccaTGAcaaccctggtctctctctctctcttctgaccATAACAACCCTAGTCTTTCTCTCCTGGCCATGAcaaccctggtctctctctgctggataTAACAACCCTGGTCTctctacagggagtcaggtggctgagcggtgagggagtcagactagtaatccgaaggttgccagttcgattcccggtcatgccaactgacgttgtgtccttgggcaaggcacttcaccctacttgcctctggggaatgtccctgtacttactgtaagtcgctctggataagagcgtctgctaaatgactaaatgtaaatgtaatgtactggCCACATA is from Osmerus mordax isolate fOsmMor3 chromosome 3, fOsmMor3.pri, whole genome shotgun sequence and encodes:
- the LOC136940447 gene encoding cytoglobin-1-like, whose protein sequence is MNREQAAVELPDQLSETERGLVQESWSKVYQHCEDAGVAILVRLFQNYPDSKQYFPQFQHMQEAGELQTSALLRRHARRVMSAINTLVENIHNGDKMASVLLLVGRSHALKHKVEPVYFKYLNSVILEVLGEEYPDYITPEVGGAWTKLLASIYWHVTCVYEELAGGV